In Nostoc sphaeroides, the genomic window ATGACCTTTAACTACAGCTGCCATTAAAGCTGTGCTGCCATCTTCATTAGTGGCATTGACATCAGCACCTTTGGATAGTAGAAGCTGCAAAATGTCAAGCTGTTTGGCACTAGCTGCCAACATTAAAGCCGTCAAACCATAGAGTTTTCTGGGCAAGTTGATATTTGCTCCAGCATCTAGCAGCGATCGCACAATTTCGGTGTAGCCTAAATTAGAAGCAAACATTAACGCTGTCGTGCCAAGGCGATCGCACAGGTCCACCCTCGCACCAGCAGCCAGTAGCGCACACAGATGCTTAATATCCCCGTTTTTAGCTGCTTGTAGCAGCAAAGTATCGTTGTTTTCAGTCATGGATGAGATCCCACACAGGGGGTTTTGTTCGTCTACCCTCAAAATTTAGTCTGAGATTGTTTATCCACTTTGGCAAGAGGTTTATGCAATTCAAAATTCACTCATTCTAAATTAAAATTCAATAGAAGCAGTCTTGGCAAACATTCTAGCTATTGGGTTGATGAAAATTCTTCTCTTTCTTAGCCTCTTTTTATTTGTGCAACTTTAAGCACAGAAAATAGAATTATGCTAATTTTTATGAAGATTTAATAATTGGGCGAGAACACGATGAGTCTGGAACTTTCTGCGTCGATAAAATATTGGCTGAACTTCTTTCATCCGGTGCTGATGTGGGCGCTATTAGTACTTTCAATTTATGCTGCCTACTTAGGGCTGCAAGTACAGCGTACCAGAAATGCTCAGGGGGAAGAAAAGAAAGAACTGATTAAAGGTAAATATAACGTCAGACACTACCAAATCGGGTCTATACTCCTAGCTTTGATGGTGGTAGGTGCAATTGGAGGGATGGGTGTCACTTACATCAATAATGGCAAGTTATTTGTCGCGCCTCACCTGCTGGCAGGACTGGGTATGACGGGTATGATTGCATTCTCTGCTGCTTTGTCGCCTTATATGCAAAAAGGGGCAAATTGGGCACGGGCAACTCACATTCTGGTGAATTTTACCCTTTTAGGGCTTTTTGCTTGGCAGGCTGTCACTGGTGTGCAAATTGTCCAAAGAATTCTTACTAAAGCATAGTCCTTTGTGATTTGTCCTCTCTTACAAAGTTCTGAGCGCCGGCTTCCGGCGATCAGACTTTGCGCTTTGTCATTTGTCATTAGTAGATGAGAAATGACAAAGGATTGTTGACTCAGCGCTTTTGTTTGGAATTCCCAGGAAAGGGTATTTCTAAAGATTTATGAAAATCTTCTTGAACTTTGCGAGTTAAGCGGCGGGAGACTTGGCGGACAATTTGGTTAAGTAAGCGATCGCCTGTAGATTGAATTATAGACTTGGGTAATCGCTGAATAAACCTGGGAAAGTGCAAATCAACTATTAAATCCAATTCCCATTCAACTCTGGTAATTTCACCAATGCTAGTGGAAGTATGGTTTTCTATTAACTGTAGAGATGCCCGATAGTCTACGTCATAACCAGGCGGTTGGTAGTCAGGGATAGGGATTGTACGGATGCGGTAAATACCCTCGTCTGGAGGCAACAATTCCAAACCAATTTTAGGTTCTACATCATAACCAAAAGCACCAAAACGACCAATTACTAAAGCGTAGCCATTTTCCCCAAGTAATTGCACCTTCATGGGTTCAGCGCAACGCGAAAACCATGAGGCGTGATTATTAAGATACTGGGCAACCTTCTCTGCTGGGGCAGGCATTTCCATAAAATCTTGATAACGACCGGAAAATTTTGTGACCGGCGCTACATTTGCTTGTGTTAATGTGTCCTGGGCTGCTTCTTGGCTGGAAGCTACAGGTAAAACTGCTTCTGTTATTTCCCAGGATTTATATTCGCTTTTTTTTGAAAGCATAAATGCATTAATGTATATTTTAGCGTTCGTCTATATTAATAATTCCCCACATTCCTGGGTCATTTCACACTAATATCCCATTTTTACCGAAACCTCATTAATCTACCATCAAGTCCATAGAATTACTAAAATAAAGAACTGAACAA contains:
- a CDS encoding DUF4079 domain-containing protein, producing MSLELSASIKYWLNFFHPVLMWALLVLSIYAAYLGLQVQRTRNAQGEEKKELIKGKYNVRHYQIGSILLALMVVGAIGGMGVTYINNGKLFVAPHLLAGLGMTGMIAFSAALSPYMQKGANWARATHILVNFTLLGLFAWQAVTGVQIVQRILTKA
- a CDS encoding DUF1997 domain-containing protein, coding for MLSKKSEYKSWEITEAVLPVASSQEAAQDTLTQANVAPVTKFSGRYQDFMEMPAPAEKVAQYLNNHASWFSRCAEPMKVQLLGENGYALVIGRFGAFGYDVEPKIGLELLPPDEGIYRIRTIPIPDYQPPGYDVDYRASLQLIENHTSTSIGEITRVEWELDLIVDLHFPRFIQRLPKSIIQSTGDRLLNQIVRQVSRRLTRKVQEDFHKSLEIPFPGNSKQKR